The Bacteroidota bacterium DNA segment TATAACTAAATGTATCAGAAACAGCAGTATTAGTTGCTAGAAAAAAACTATCCGTTGCAACAATATAATAATCCACCCAAACACCAGGTGCTTGTGCCGGAATTACATAAATAAAATCTGTTAGAGAAAGAGCAGTTCCTTCTACTTCAGTAAAAGGACTTGAATCCGTTTTATAAAATAAAGAAGTTTCAGAAATTCCTGTGGCATCCATTAATGTTGCAGCTATAGAAGTTGCTTCTAAAGTACCTTCATATAACACAGAAGGAGTATGTAAAATTAATGGAGGTGATACATCCACATTAGAAATAAAAATTTCAATATCGTCTATAAACATTCCATTGTATTCTACTAGCATATCCGGCACAAAACGGAACCTCAATTTAAAATCTAAGCTTCCGAAAAATGCACCTAAAGGAAATTCAAATTCCTGCCAGGTATCCAGCATATCTTCTCCATTAAATGTGGCAATGTTAATCCATGTGTCGCCGCCATCGGGAGATGCATCTAAATAAGTAAAATCGAAACCTTCTTCAAGATCAATTAATGCTTTAAAACTCACAGAAGCATCAAGACCACCAACCAAAGCTATTGATTCGGCCATGGTAGCTGTTTGCACAACACCGGGGACATAAGTGGCATCATAAGGACTTTCATTAAATGAGTATTCACCTTCAAAGGCATATTCATCTGTAACGTCCCAATAACCATCCACATCCCAAAGGTCTGCACCTGATTCAAAGTCATCGGAAAAAACCACCGTTTGAGCAAAAAGAAAATTTGCTGCGAATAATAATGTTGTAAAGAGTATAATTTTTTTCATAATCTGATTTTATATTATTTTAAAATTATCAATAATATTCAGATAACAAAAAAAGAAATAAGTGGGAAAGCTAAATTATTACAATTGGTAGATTATTACTGCTGTAATTTCCCGCAATAATCCGGGCGAAGTAAAAGCCAGATGCTGCATTAAATGTATGCTGAAACACATCTTGATTTTTCATTAACGAAATACGTTCTACTGCTATACCTTGCAAATTATAAATTACAAGCATTGCATTATTCAAATCTGAAGGCAATGAATAATCAATTGAAAAAGTGGATGCAGATACAGTAGGAAAAATATGTAGCTGAAATAAATCCGGTATCACAGAAATTGTTGCAGTAGCTGTGCAAGTTAATGATGCATTTAAAGTAATGGTTTCTGCACTTAATAATTCGATTCCTGAATAAATATTTGTAATACATCCCGGTTTAGAAATTCGAATATCATACACACCATCTTCGGCTGTTCCTGTTTTAAAATTTCCTACAAAATCAGTATAAGTATTATCGGAGGTTGTTAATATTTCAATGAGTGTACTGTTTAATAATGTACCATCTGCATCGTTCACCACACTACCTTCTAAATATGCAGCACGTTTGTAAGTGGGTTGCAAAATAAATAATCCCTCTTCAATATCGGATGCTAATAACAGTCCTGAATTTAAAAACGGATACGCACCCCAACAGCCATTAAAAAAACCTTGTGCCGGAAATGGTGATGTATCGTAATATCCTGTTTGAATAAGATTATCAGGTTTTGTTGCATCCACAATTGTAACTCCATCTCTATAATAAGAAGTGATTAAAAAATTATTTTTAAAATGCGTGTTATGCGGAATAACTCCCGAACCTGGAGAGGAACGATAGCGATCCACTTCTTTAATATCTGTAAAATCAGAAATATCATAAGCAGCTACATAAGCACCTGAAACTTCATCGGTAGTAAATACAAATTTACCATCATCACTTGGCCAAATATTATGTGTAAATGCAGAAGGTGTTGGATTGGTAGCTAAGACAATAGGATCCGATTTATCAGCAACATTTACAATACCAAATCTTCCCTCATATAATTCTGCCGTGTACATTGTATCTCCTCGTACGAAAACATCATGGCAATAGGTAACACTATATTCTCCTACACTATTTGGATTCCAGGGATCTGCATTTAAATCAACAAATACAACTCCACCTCCATTTAAATTTGAACCTATGACATATAAAAATCCTTGTTCATCAATCCAAAGATTATGTGAAGTTTTTAAATCATCTTGTTTGTAAAATTTTGAATCAACACTTGCAGGTAAATTCGCAAGATTTATTATCTGCACACCACTATCTGTTTCATTAGAAATATAGGCGTAACTATCCCAAGTTTTTATATCCCGCCAAATACTTTCAGGACCCTCAACAAATGCTACTTCAATTGGTGAAGATGGGTCGCTGATATCAACTATGGATGTACCGTTAAGTAAACCAATTAATGCATATTCATTTCCTAATGAATCTGTATATCCCCATATATCACTTGCACGCACATCGTATTGTATCTGTCCAAGATATTCCACATTATCCTGCGCAGAAAGCATCTGTAAAAAACTGTGAAAAATAAAAACAAAAAATGTAAACCGCACTTTAGTTTGTCTTAATAATATTAAAGCGAGCAACCGGTGCCTCATCCATAATTACTGTACAATTATAAACACCTGCTGCAAGTGATGAAACTTGTATTTGCGAATTATTTTCCACCTGAATATTTTCAGTTACAACAATTTTACCTTGCACATCCAGAATTTGAATCATACCATTTGAATAATTATTTTCTGTTTGAATATTTAAAGTAAAATAATCACTTACAGGATTTGGAAAAACTGTAATTGAAATCCCTTCTTCTAAATTTTCTATTGCACTTGGTTGCGAAACAGTAGCAGTAGCATTAGCAGAACAACCATTTGCATCAGTAACAGTAACTGTATAATCACCCACTGGCACATCGGTAATTGTTTCCGTTGTGCCTCCATTACTCCATACAATTGAATAAGGAGATGCACCACCACTTATCGCAACACTTGCTTCACCTGCACCAGATGAAACTGATAATGCAGGTGCTGCATATACAGTAATTAAATCTGTATAAGTAAGCACATCATTTCCTAAAACATTTGTTGCAATTAATGTTACATCATACACACCCGGTGTTGAATAAGTAATAACAGGATTTGCAATTGCGGATGTTGTTGGAGTTCCACCTGAAAAAAACCAATCCCATGAAGTAGCCAACTCACTCATATCTGTAAAAGAAACTGATTCACCGACACAAAGCTCTGTTGTATTTTGAGTGAAAGCAGCTACAGGCATAACTGTAATTGAATCAAACACAAAAAATTTATCAATTGCAACTTCCACTACATGACCTGTTGCAGAAAAATCTGAAGTAACAAATTTTGCATGCATGGTGGAAGTAGGTGTAATATAATCTGCTATTTTAAGTTCAACTTCATCCCAACTTGTTAATGTGGTAAGTCCACCTTCAATAATAATAGTAGAAGTTGTAGTTCCATTTGTCAATACAAGTTTCAAAGTATCATTTGGTGTACCTGTACCGCCATTATTAAACCACCAATAATCAAATCTTATAAATGCATTTGAATAATCCGTTAAATCAAATTCAGGTGTAATTAAAGTAACGGTGCCATCATCTACATCATCAGTTCCGGAACTACCACCACCATTACCTGTCATAAAACAATACAGACCAAAATCATCATTTATATCTGCATTCGTATTTGCATAACCGGCACCATAAGAAGTACCCTCAGGAATTCCTCTCACCCAATCACCACTGGATGCAGTAGATGTTTCTATCCAATCATTTTCAAAATAAAAATCATCGTAATAGCCTTTATTTAAAACGACAAGTAATGGATCTGTTCCATCAATATCTAAGTCTGAAGTTAATTTGGTTATATAGCCCCACTTGCCACTATAAATATTATAAGTATCATGAATAATTGAAGGTAAAGTAAAATTTCCATCGACATCAGTAACGGCTGAATAGGCAATCATATCACCTAGTAAATACACATCTGCGCCTTCAATTCCATCACCGGTATAAGCATCCACTACCTGACCTGTATAAGGAAAAGTAA contains these protein-coding regions:
- a CDS encoding choice-of-anchor B family protein, which translates into the protein MKNHLLLSVFLLGFTLISNAQLNVDFVGQLTYDDNMSNVWGWTNDDGDEYVIAGTYDGTSLVDITDPTSPVELQFIDGGNSTWRQIATWDHYAYVVNETSGGLLCIDLSSLPGTCTYNFTDGGIGLVTTHQVWADENGIVYLFGSNLYGGATVMLDANVDPLNPTFVGSTDTWYVHHGYARGDTLWESNIYEGFFSVWDIADKDSPILLATQTTPGLFTHNVVLNDAGNYLFSTDEITNGSLGAYDVSDLTDIEYLSEFRPTPGTSSIPHYAWAKDDYVVTAWYRDGLIITDVSNPNYMIKTAWYDTSPFSGDGFNGAWGVYPYFPSGVVAVTDIEEGLFILSPTYVLGCHLQGTVTDASTAATLFGVEIEITADPETAVTTNLSGDYITGLAEAGTYTVSFFKPGYEVLSISGVTLENGVTTTLNAELVPFVTFPYTGQVVDAYTGDGIEGADVYLLGDMIAYSAVTDVDGNFTLPSIIHDTYNIYSGKWGYITKLTSDLDIDGTDPLLVVLNKGYYDDFYFENDWIETSTASSGDWVRGIPEGTSYGAGYANTNADINDDFGLYCFMTGNGGGSSGTDDVDDGTVTLITPEFDLTDYSNAFIRFDYWWFNNGGTGTPNDTLKLVLTNGTTTSTIIIEGGLTTLTSWDEVELKIADYITPTSTMHAKFVTSDFSATGHVVEVAIDKFFVFDSITVMPVAAFTQNTTELCVGESVSFTDMSELATSWDWFFSGGTPTTSAIANPVITYSTPGVYDVTLIATNVLGNDVLTYTDLITVYAAPALSVSSGAGEASVAISGGASPYSIVWSNGGTTETITDVPVGDYTVTVTDANGCSANATATVSQPSAIENLEEGISITVFPNPVSDYFTLNIQTENNYSNGMIQILDVQGKIVVTENIQVENNSQIQVSSLAAGVYNCTVIMDEAPVARFNIIKTN
- a CDS encoding choice-of-anchor B family protein; protein product: MLSAQDNVEYLGQIQYDVRASDIWGYTDSLGNEYALIGLLNGTSIVDISDPSSPIEVAFVEGPESIWRDIKTWDSYAYISNETDSGVQIINLANLPASVDSKFYKQDDLKTSHNLWIDEQGFLYVIGSNLNGGGVVFVDLNADPWNPNSVGEYSVTYCHDVFVRGDTMYTAELYEGRFGIVNVADKSDPIVLATNPTPSAFTHNIWPSDDGKFVFTTDEVSGAYVAAYDISDFTDIKEVDRYRSSPGSGVIPHNTHFKNNFLITSYYRDGVTIVDATKPDNLIQTGYYDTSPFPAQGFFNGCWGAYPFLNSGLLLASDIEEGLFILQPTYKRAAYLEGSVVNDADGTLLNSTLIEILTTSDNTYTDFVGNFKTGTAEDGVYDIRISKPGCITNIYSGIELLSAETITLNASLTCTATATISVIPDLFQLHIFPTVSASTFSIDYSLPSDLNNAMLVIYNLQGIAVERISLMKNQDVFQHTFNAASGFYFARIIAGNYSSNNLPIVII